A single region of the Plantactinospora soyae genome encodes:
- a CDS encoding ATP-binding protein: MMSRVRLSFTPAPVHVRTARLVGVAVARRAGVAEELLDEVRLAIGEACARAVALHRQYGLTELVMVEMSDGPTYTVRVIDRAPIEAGLGLAALPPDELADESLTDEALTVGVGFALLAGFVEDLQVRPVDEGVGTEVRMAWPLGR; the protein is encoded by the coding sequence GTGATGTCGAGAGTCAGACTGTCGTTCACCCCGGCACCGGTTCACGTCCGTACCGCCCGGCTGGTGGGGGTCGCGGTCGCCCGGCGTGCCGGCGTCGCCGAGGAACTGCTCGACGAGGTACGGCTGGCGATCGGCGAGGCCTGTGCCCGCGCGGTCGCCCTGCACCGCCAGTACGGGCTGACCGAGCTGGTCATGGTCGAGATGTCGGACGGGCCGACGTACACGGTCCGGGTGATCGACCGGGCGCCGATCGAGGCCGGGTTGGGGCTGGCCGCGCTGCCGCCGGACGAGCTGGCCGACGAGTCGTTGACCGACGAGGCGCTGACGGTGGGCGTCGGGTTCGCCCTGTTGGCCGGCTTCGTCGAGGACCTACAGGTGCGGCCGGTGGACGAGGGCGTCGGCACCGAGGTACGGATGGCCTGGCCGCTCGGCCGGTAA
- a CDS encoding STAS domain-containing protein, which produces MDLSLTTRTIGEHTVLEVGGEVDVYTAPRLRERLVELIDGGARRIIVDLGRVDFLDSTGLGVLVGALKRLRPVNGSFGLICDKEPLLKIFRITALDQVFPIYATVDAAISADPSGSGE; this is translated from the coding sequence ATGGATCTGTCGCTGACGACCCGCACCATCGGTGAGCACACGGTGTTGGAGGTCGGCGGCGAGGTGGACGTCTACACCGCCCCCCGACTGCGCGAACGTCTCGTCGAACTGATCGACGGCGGGGCCCGCCGGATCATCGTGGACCTGGGGCGGGTGGATTTCCTCGACTCGACCGGGTTGGGCGTGCTGGTGGGAGCGCTGAAGCGGCTGCGTCCCGTCAACGGGAGCTTCGGACTGATCTGTGACAAGGAGCCGCTGCTCAAGATCTTCCGGATCACCGCCCTCGACCAGGTCTTCCCGATCTACGCCACGGTCGACGCCGCGATCAGCGCGGATCCGTCCGGTTCCGGCGAGTGA